The following are encoded in a window of Panicum virgatum strain AP13 chromosome 5N, P.virgatum_v5, whole genome shotgun sequence genomic DNA:
- the LOC120673649 gene encoding beta-1,2-xylosyltransferase XYXT1-like has translation MGMDGGGGGGGGKLPYSYAGVGHQDGKLVKSFSRVEPRKFGMGLVAGFLLVTCAYFSTAKFDAIHIAMVSPISTDAAGIGSLATAAADTSKQQLDLGVQDRNALSKEGSRAEVLEKDDGNASSSGPDSGRNAPLEDTRRDETFVGGSGDAGAGVDASSAAATNPAGEGEVPAKDDDATAAVLPPVSLEEAANGTQESGVLEDAELQFQEAVAELPSKKSNDSAAAAAASGNGSNSPTVVHSDPAILPAPVQQIPPAIQEVKALADQQIPAVPEVKQADSETPAREWKPLCDLTSNRRIDWCELDGDVRVLGANASVTLVAPPAADARTFREESWRIKPYPRKADPNAMRNVRVVTVRSVSAGAPACTDRHDDVPALVFSDRGYTGNYFHAYTDVILPLFLTARRYAGEVLLLVTDLQMWWVGKFLPVFKSISNYEPVDLDHDPRVHCFRHVQVGLTNHDDFSIDPRRAPNGYSMLDFTKFMRTTYGLPRDVAWPAAANATAGRSRPRLLLIARARTRRFVNTDEIVRGAEKVGFEVAVSEGEHEVAPFAELANSCDAIMGVHGAGLTNMVFVPTGGVVIQVVPLGGLEFVAGYFRGPSRDMGLRYLEYRITPEESTLIDQYPRDHVIFTDPEGVKNKGWESLKDAYLDKQDVRLDMRRFRPTLKKAMAHLRKAKADDAN, from the exons ATGGggatggacggcggcggcggcggcggcggcgggaagctGCCGTACAGCTACGCCGGCGTCGGCCACCAGGACGGCAAGCTCGTCAAGAGCTTCAGCCGCGTGGAGCCGCGCAAGTTCGGGATGGGGCTCGTCGCCGGCTTCCTCCTCGTCACCTGCGCCTACTTCTCTACCGCCAAGTTCGACGCCATCCACATCGCCATGG TCAGCCCCATTTCCACGGACGCGGCTGGGATTGGCTCGctggcgaccgccgccgccgacacctcCAAGCAGCAATTAG ATTTGGGCGTGCAGGACCGGAACGCGCTGTCGAAGGAGGGGAGCAGGGCCGAGGTGCTCGAGAAAGACGACGGCAATGCTTCCTCCTCGGGACCAG ATTCCGGCCGCAATGCGCCGCTGGAGGACACGAGGAGAGACGAGACCTTTGTGGGGGGCAGCGGTGACGCGGGCGCCGGCGTTGATGCGTCCTCCGCGGCGGCCACGAATCCTGCCGGCGAGGGTGAGGTTCCTGCCAAGGACGATGATGCCACGGCCGCCGTTCTTCCTCCCGTGTCGTTAGAGGAAGCCGCGAACGGCACGCAAGAATCAG GTGTTCTTGAGGACGCGGAGCTGCAATTTCAGGAAGCTGTTGCTGAGCTTCCATCCAAGAAGAGCaacgactccgccgccgccgccgctgcaagcGGCAATGGCAGCAACTCCCCCACTGTGGTTCACTCTGATCCTGCTATCCTCCCTGCTCCAGTTCAGCAGATTCCTCCTGCTATTCAAGAGGTCAAGGCTCTTGCTGATCAGCAGATTCCAGCTGTTCCAGAGGTTAAGCAAGCAG ATTCGGAGACGCCGGCGCGGGAGTGGAAGCCGCTGTGCGACCTCACGTCGAACCGCCGCATCGACTGGTgcgagctcgacggcgacgtCCGCGTGCTCGGCGCCAACGCCAGCGTCACCCTggtggcgccgcccgccgccgacgcccgcaCCTTCCGGGAGGAGTCGTGGCGCATCAAGCCGTACCCGCGCAAGGCCGACCCGAACGCCATGCGCAACGTCCGCGTGGTGACGGTGCGGTCGGTGTCCGCCGGTGCGCCGGCGTGCACGGACCGGCACGACGACGTGCCGGCGCTGGTGTTCTCGGACCGCGGGTACACGGGCAACTACTTCCACGCGTACACGGACGTGATCCTGCCGCTGTTCCTGACGGCGCGGCGGTACGCCGGCgaggtgctgctgctggtgacGGACCTCCAGATGTGGTGGGTGGGCAAGTTCCTGCCCGTGTTcaagagcatctccaactaCGAGCCGGTCGACCTGGACCACGACCCGCGCGTGCACTGCTTCCGGCACGTCCAGGTCGGGCTCACCAACCACGACGACTTCAGCATcgacccgcgccgcgcgcccaaCGGCTACTCCATGCTCGACTTCACCAAGTTCATGCGCACCACCTACGGGCTCCCGCGCGACGTCGcctggcccgccgccgccaacgcgaCGGCCGGCCGGAGCCGCCCCCGGCTGCTGCTGATCGCGCGCGCGCGGACGCGGCGGTTCGTGAACACGGATGAGATCGTGCGCGGCGCGGAGAAGGTCGGGTTCGAGGTGGCGGTGTCGGAGGGGGAGCACGAGGTGGCGCCGTTCGCGGAGCTGGCCAACAGCTGCGACGCCATCATGGGCGTGCACGGCGCGGGGCTGAccaacatggtgttcgtgccgACGGGCGGGGTGGTGATCCAGGTGGTGCCGCTGGGCGGGCTGGAGTTCGTGGCCGGCTACTTCCGGGGCCCCTCCAGGGACATGGGCCTGCGCTACCTCGAGTACCGGATCACGCCGGAGGAGAGCACGCTGATCGACCAGTACCCGCGCGACCACGTCATCTTCACCGACCCGGAGGGCGTCAAGAACAAGGGCTGGGAGTCCCTCAAGGACGCCTACCTCGACAAGCAGGACGTGCGGCTGGACATGAGGAGGTTCCGGCCGACGCTGAAGAAGGCCATGGCGCACCTCAGGAAGGCCAAAGCCGACGACGCCAACTAA